From Pleurocapsa sp. PCC 7319:
ATGCAGCAGTTGACCTCCTGGGCAAAGAAGATGCTAAAGAGGCGGGTCTATACTTTGACTATATTATCCAAACTATGGCGTAGTTGGATTATTCAAACCCAATATTAACTGACTTCAAATAGGTAATTGATAATTGGTATTCAAGCGATCGCTATAAAATAGTTATCTGCTGTTTATCGATTGTCACTTACCTATAATTATTTTCATGGCTTGGCTAAAAAAAATTCCTGGGCTTTCTCTTATAATATTGTTATTAACCTATGGTGTTGAAGGGTGGATATATGGTTCTTGGGCAACTAGGTTATTAGAACAAGAAGAAATATTTTCCCAGCTTACTGAACTAACTCGTTTCAGTATTTTGTACGGCATTGCCGTTGCCATTATTTTATTTTTTGTAATTATTTTTACTGCTCCTATTTCCCTAATTGCCATTAGTCTTGATGGTTGGCTAAAATCTGACGGTAGAGCTTTTCTATCAATTTTTATTGGAGCTTTTACATTTACGATAATTGTACAAAGAGTAGATTATTTTGTCCGATTTCTCGTTTTAGCTGCGGCTGCTTTATTAGTTAAATTGGACTTGCAATTAGTTGGTTGTAATCGTTGGCTTTGTTCTCTAATTTTAATGCTCTTCTGTTGGTTAGGATTTACAGGAGGTACACTAGCTTTTTATAATTGGGGACTTTAAAAAATCCAAATTATAGTATCAATATCTATGATATTCAAAAAATATGGCCAAAAAGAAAGGAAAGAAAAATAAAACTTTACTGCGTATCGCAACTTTAGTTATGGGATTGGGATTTGCTGGTTCCACGCTGGCGATCGCTTTAAGCAGTGTTTTTAGTCGCAACAACTATAGTGCAACCAATGCTGAAAACTCTAGTGATGGTCCTTCAGCAGAAGAACAAATTCAGATGCAGGTTAACGGATATCAGAAAGTATTAGAAAGGGAACCGAAAAATATCACTGCTCTTCAAGGATTAGCTGAAATATATCTCCAAACAGGTAATCCGGAAAAAGCCATACCCACCCTAGAAAAACTAGTTGAATATTATCCAGAACAAAAAGAATACGCTGGCATTTTACAAATAATTAAACAGCAACAAGCTAGTCAGCCAGCAGAACCAACAGAACCAACAGAACAATTAGACAACACCCAAAAAACTGAATAACTTTTTTAATCAAAAGTATCGAGTAAGCATAAGCCATTGCCAAATCTTGAAACTGCTTCACAATCTGACTATAAGCATGGCGATCGCCGTTTAGTAAGACTTTGAAAATGCATTATTATTTATTGTTTGTGCAAGAAGTCTAGTTAAACTTAATGTAAGCGAATAGAAATTTTTGTCGGGCTCACTTTAACTAGTAAAGAGAGGTAGCAATGTGGATGAGAAGCAGATTCAACCCACTTCAGCATTCGATTACGAGCAAGAAGATATCCCAAAGGCAGGAGGAGGCTTGCCAGTACTGCAATACTGGGCGGAAAATACCCTCTCTCCCCAAGGCTTCAAACTTTGGAAAACCCTATTCCATAAAAGTGCTTGTTTATCCTGTTCTTGGGGAACTGGAGGGCAGTTAGGAGGATTTACCAATGAGGAGGGAGAAAAGCTGCAACGCTGTATGAAAAGTGTTGAGGCGATCTCGGCGGAAATTCAACCAGCAATTAAGACTAATTTTTTTGAGCAGCAAAGCATCCAGCAACTTCAGCAACTTACATCCCAAGAAGCAGATAGATTAGGCAGGTGGAGTTTCCCTGTGATTTTAGCCGAAGGAAGTAGCCACTATCAAAGAATTAGTTGGGATGAGATTTATCAACTTGCAGAAACGGCTTTTAAGACAACTCCAGAACGAGTAGCCTCTTATAGTTCGGGGCGTTCTTCTAATGAAGCGGCTTTTTTGTTGCAATTAATGATGCGGGCTTTGGACTCTAATAATCTTGCCGATTGTTCCGACCTCTGTCATGCCCCTTCAACTTTTGGACTCAAACGGACATTTGGCACTGGCACATCAATGGTCAGTTTACAAAGTTTAAAAGAAACTGATTGTGTCGTGCTAGCGGGTTCCAATGCTTCTTATAATCATCCTCGTCTAATGAATGAGTTGATTAAGCTGCGCGATCGCGGTGGCAAAGTAATTGTGATCAATCCATTTAAAGAAAGAGGGTTGGTTAAATTTGCTTCTCCCGCTTTTGTCAAATCTCTGCTGACTGGCTCCGATATTGCTTCTATTTATCTTCAGCCGATTCCTGGTAGTGATGTTGCTCTTTTTATCGGTATTCAAAAGTCTTTAATCGAGCAGGACAAAATTGATCTAGATTTTTTGCAAGCTCATACCGAAAATTGGTCGGAAGTAATTTCTCATGCTCGCTCTACTTCTTGGTCAACAATTACAGAAACTTGTGGTGTTTCCCAAGCAGAAATTGAAGCTGCGGCTCAGATAATTGGATCATCTCCTAAAGTTGTTTTTGCTTGGGCGATGGGTATTACCCAACAACAAAATGGCGTGGATAATGTGAGCAGTATTAGCAATACTGCTTTGATCACTGGAAATGTTGGTCGCTTTGGCACTGGGTTAATGCCTGTACGAGGACATTCCAATGTTCAAGGTTTTGGTTCGATGGGAGTTACCGTTAGACTCAAAAAAGAAAT
This genomic window contains:
- a CDS encoding lipopolysaccharide assembly protein LapB, with protein sequence MAKKKGKKNKTLLRIATLVMGLGFAGSTLAIALSSVFSRNNYSATNAENSSDGPSAEEQIQMQVNGYQKVLEREPKNITALQGLAEIYLQTGNPEKAIPTLEKLVEYYPEQKEYAGILQIIKQQQASQPAEPTEPTEQLDNTQKTE
- a CDS encoding FdhF/YdeP family oxidoreductase → MDEKQIQPTSAFDYEQEDIPKAGGGLPVLQYWAENTLSPQGFKLWKTLFHKSACLSCSWGTGGQLGGFTNEEGEKLQRCMKSVEAISAEIQPAIKTNFFEQQSIQQLQQLTSQEADRLGRWSFPVILAEGSSHYQRISWDEIYQLAETAFKTTPERVASYSSGRSSNEAAFLLQLMMRALDSNNLADCSDLCHAPSTFGLKRTFGTGTSMVSLQSLKETDCVVLAGSNASYNHPRLMNELIKLRDRGGKVIVINPFKERGLVKFASPAFVKSLLTGSDIASIYLQPIPGSDVALFIGIQKSLIEQDKIDLDFLQAHTENWSEVISHARSTSWSTITETCGVSQAEIEAAAQIIGSSPKVVFAWAMGITQQQNGVDNVSSISNTALITGNVGRFGTGLMPVRGHSNVQGFGSMGVTVRLKKEIQQSLEKLLGRSLSRIPGYDTQALIEAADAKKVDTLICLGGNLYGANPNSHKVKRALGKIKTIIYLATKPNLGHFHGLAQHQTIIIPVLNRFENPHKTTTESGNNFVRLNDEGHTHLKNADLIAEVDFLTELADRLHGEHPVNWRKLQDTKYVRQLISQTIPGYEKIGEIDETKEEFTIGGRIFNQPHFPTPSGKATMFITPLPRLILPEPQDFDVDYTHGIVLALMTGRGYAQHNTVVYRTEDKYRGLSHRQCILMNRFDAERAGLQEHQLVTVKGNASHLDNIEIIYGEVRPGAALMFYPEVNVIFNAPVESRCGTPAFKRVPVLVYTT